The Rhodopirellula halodulae genome includes the window TCGTTGCGTGAAGCCGATGTTGGCTTGCGTGGTGAGTCCAAGCGTCCGATTCGACATCCAACTCGAGAATCACGGTCCGTCCGCAAGTATGCATGTCTCGCACGCAGCCTCGCGTTGCAATGCGTTCGGCCAGCGTGACAGCGAATTCATTCGCGTCGATGGCCAGCGCGTTGGCTTCTTGCAACGTAAGCAACGATTTCAAAACCAGGCGACCCACCAGGTCGTGCGATGCGTGCGACGAGGATTTCCCGAGTGCCCGCAGTTGATCGCGAATTGTGTTCGAAGCCACGAGCAATCCACCTGGTAGATCACCGACCAAGCCGGAGGACAAAATGACCGCGTCGGCGGATACGCCACCAACCAATTCGTGTGCGAACAGATATCCATTGCCAACCGGAGGCAACTGGCTGTGGTCGACAACCAACAGAGTCCCGGTTTGATCACATCGCTGACGACATCGTTGCCACCAATCCGCCGACAACGGTTCACCAATTCCACTTCGGTCGATGGGAGAAACCAATGCCATCGCCGTGGATTCGTCGATTCGCTCGATGAATTTTTCAGCGGTCGCGTGAACAAAGCCCGGAAGCATCGGCCATTCCGCCGATCGCTTTTCCGTGATACCGCTGGCCATCCTGCCCACGATGCCGTCGCCGTGATCCGACCCGACCATGCAGACGCATTTGGGCGACAGCGATCCGTCGGATGACGAGTCCGCGGATGCGACTTGCGTGAGAAAGTGGGCTCGAGCCGCGACCAAAGCCTGTTCCAACGCCAATTCTCGCGTGGCGGTGGATTGGCAATGAGCGATCGCGTCCGCATGGTCACTCGACAGTGATCGGAGCGTCGAAACGAGTTGTTCGTTCAACTCAGCATCGCCGGACCAAGACGTCTGGTCGGCGAATTGGCGAAGGACTTCGCGGTAGATGTTGTTTCCCGTGGCGGAGATCCGGCCAGAGACCGCATCGATCCATCCATCGTCGAGTTCGCTGGGAGCCGACCCGCTCACTGGTGAATCTCCGTGCCCACGCCGTCGGTGGTGAAGATTTCAAGCAACAGCGAGTGTCGCAGACGTCCATCGATGATGTGAACTTTCTGTACGCCGCGGCCAAGCGTTTCCAAGCAGGCTTCCACCTTGGGAATCATTCCTGATTGAATCACTCCGTCGCGGATCAGTTGGCGAGCTTCCTCGGCGGACAACGCCGGAATGATGGTGTCCGGATCGGATGGGTCTCGCCGGACGCCGTTGACGTCCGATAGGAACACCAACTTGTCTGCTCCCAGCGATTGAGCAACCGCCATCGCAGCGGTGTCGGCGTTGACGTTGTAGAGCTGTCCGTTTTCATCCTCGCACAACGACGGGATCACAGCGACTTGATCGGTGTA containing:
- a CDS encoding aminotransferase class III-fold pyridoxal phosphate-dependent enzyme yields the protein MSGSAPSELDDGWIDAVSGRISATGNNIYREVLRQFADQTSWSGDAELNEQLVSTLRSLSSDHADAIAHCQSTATRELALEQALVAARAHFLTQVASADSSSDGSLSPKCVCMVGSDHGDGIVGRMASGITEKRSAEWPMLPGFVHATAEKFIERIDESTAMALVSPIDRSGIGEPLSADWWQRCRQRCDQTGTLLVVDHSQLPPVGNGYLFAHELVGGVSADAVILSSGLVGDLPGGLLVASNTIRDQLRALGKSSSHASHDLVGRLVLKSLLTLQEANALAIDANEFAVTLAERIATRGCVRDMHTCGRTVILELDVESDAWTHHASQHRLHATIASEHSVLFQPPLLISDEDQEALIDRIDRVLADLEGGSDEHIASETESTGTNDAGDAILSNDAHEVEEHESAGPADDAWEDNHSAWDDADAPESNESDDDPASDEDEDYEEETDDEEDALEADEELEDEDELNGESDDEREIVGEAEPNETPQSQAAPQPTETEQTELEQVELDEFETNEETEKF